Within the Miscanthus floridulus cultivar M001 chromosome 17, ASM1932011v1, whole genome shotgun sequence genome, the region CTGGTTGTCAATGCGGTGGTCGTGGAGAGAAGCTATTCCCTGGCAGAAATCTGCTAGTTGAATGGAATATTGAAACATGATCAAGATAAGTCCAATtaacacacacacaaacacacacatgTAAACCAACCGCTAATTGAGTTCAAGTGACATTGAACTTACGCGTAAGTCAATCCTGTCTTGTTCAGTAAGTTCTCTGGAACTGTTCCATTTAAATTATTGTGCTGTAAAAATCTGATtaatgaagaaaaaaaatcatctgGTAAGTGGCATTACTGTAGATTAATTCAAAAGCATATGCTGACTGGAGTATTGGCATCCAGATACAAGGTGCATGAAGAGATAACACCAATCTCGGGCACTCTACACCTAACCAACAACATGGCAGCGTTACATTTAAATGTCACAAACTCCAGGATTGACTTGGTACTTGGGACACTTCCATTTTTGGTGCTGGGAACTCATATTGCATTACTCGTGGATAGAGTTACAAACAAATTCAGCTACTTTCAAGCGGGGTTAAGGTAGTATCCGACAAGTTTATCTCTTTCGTTTTGGCAGGATGTAGTGTATTTCATTGCACATGTTCTGCAGATGTACTGGGCTGACATTCGATCCGCACCAAGAAATTTGTCTACTATAATGCTAGCACATAGATCCCATGGCCCTTCATAGGATTTTCCATTCAAAATTGTAGTGGTGATAAGAGAATTGAAGCATGGCCTGACTAGCAAAGTTGTTCCTGTTTTCTATTCCAATTCCAGTTCCTATTTATATCTCCAGCTAGCTGCTATTAAAGTTTGCATCAGAGTACAAGTCACAGCAGCACCATTCTCTTGAAAGAAGGAATAAATGGTCAGTTGACCACAATTTTGTAAGACTGTGTTACAAAAACAATGGGGCAAACAATTGCACCATATCCCCAGTATTTTGCTGAAGCTAGGTTTTAGACTGTGTAACAAAACCATTCCCACCCATAAACTAAGGTTGAATTATCTGTCGGACAATTGCTCATGTAGAGCAAAGGGGAGGATGTCAAATCATGTAACTAACAAAAGAAAATTTTATAACATGCTATTCTCCTTTTCAATGGCTTGTTCAAACCATTGGCATACTCCGAACAGAGAGATACTGTAAGAAGTAAATCCCCATAAATTGGACAAATATTGTATACTGCGGGACTTGCAGAGATATGTTATATCATTCCGTTATATGTATAATAACAAACTTGAAAGGCATACCCATACAAACTAAGGACTAAAATACATCATATAACACTAACTCATGTCACAGGTTTACATCTACTGTCAACTTCTTGTGTTCTTCAAGCATGCAACACATATTTACTTGTCAGAATAGATGTGCAGCAATTCAAAGCATGAAAACACAACTAAATTGAAGATCATCAACCCACTATGCTGGTGCTGATAATTTGTTTCAACATGAAAGATATTCATGTCAAATTGTTGAAAATGAGAATAACAAACTATAAGCACAAAGTGATGAAATTAACTCACATTTCAAGCAATGTATTGATTGTCCCCAATGTCTCAGGTACCGATCCAGATAGCTGGTTTTCTTGCAGGTGCCTACAAGATAAACCCTTCTCCTAAGTAATGTACAGACACACATACAACTTTGACAATGACCTTGAAAATTACATAGGGTCTTACAGTCGTTGGAGATTTCTTAGGTTGCTAAGATTTGGAATAGACCCACCCAGTCTGTTGTGTGCGAAAGATCTGGAAATGGTAACAgtgttatttattttatttttaatttttgcTATTTTATTCAATAATCAATTActtttttaaaagaaaacatACATATTAGTCAAAGCAGTCAGATTGGCAATATCAGGTGAAAGAAATCCAGAGAGACCCATACTTGAAAAGTTCCTGTTATAAATCAATACAATGATGTCACTGCAAAAGGGGGAAGAACCATGCTACACAGATGGAAGCAGAATGAGTTCAACTCACAATGAGATGACACGTATTTTTGATCCTTCATCACATGTAACTCCGGTCCAAGAATATCCTGAAGGCATGCATGGATCTCCATTCCAATCTTCAGGTATATTTTGAAGGTTTTTCTTTATACTCTCCAGGGCAAGCACTGCAAAAGCATCCTAGAAGTAATTAATAGACTAGTTACATGATGCAAGGCAACTTATGCAGAATGTTATATGCAGTGCCGATTTATTTTCCTGCAATCATATTTTGGAATCCATGTGACTCCCTAAAAGATGTGTGCACTGATAAATTACAGGAACTATTTGACAACTAGGTGGTGTTAATGAAACATAATGCATTACACCTCAAGGTATCACATTGATGGTAATGCCACTGCTGTGCTAGCCATACAAGAGTTTCCGGTGACTCATAACATGGCAAGGGATTATGAACTTAATATGCATCATATTACATTtgccatgaaatttctacagaaaGAAAATGATAAGAGGCAATAAGTGTAGCAACTGCTATACCATCCCGGGCATGTGTCAATCTTCCTACAGGAAAAAGCCCAAAGACCTCGCCAGCATTAATAAGTGGAGGAAGAGCAGAAGGAGAAGCAGGTTTCAATATAATTGTGGTCAAGCCTGAGAGAATCCATTGCGTTGCAAAGACAGAAAGACCAGCTGACGTGAAATTTAGATCTTTGAAAAAGAGGTAATCATTTATATATACGTCAAAGGTCCTTGAATTATCAGGCAAAGTATCAGCAAAGTAGAGGGAAACATAATAGCTATCATTTTGAAGAGCCACTGGAGGCCATTGTAACACAAGGGGTGCATCTTGTTCTGCTACGAAAGCTGTGTTAAACACATCAGGAGGGGGAAGATTCCAGAAGTCAGCTGATGTAACATTTTGGGTGCTACTGACAGCATGCTTGTTGTCCGGGAATGGCTGCCAATAGCGATCAAAACTGTCATTAGGGTACCTAACATTAAACACAAGGAGGAATCAAGTCAGAACTCCAAACAAATACCATGATTCGTACGCATGCAGGAAATTAATAAACAGATATAGTACTTGCACTCTTAATCAATCCTATGTCGCAAATTCCATCTCTTTGATATTTTTTGGCCATATAATAATTCCCCCCCATACTCTATGAGTAAGACGCACCATGACCATAGGTCTTAAAAGATAAAACAAtttaagaaaataaacaagtgaaaGAGCATCTCTCCTCCAAGTAATATCTACCAACTAATACAAAAGAAATCCTACTAGAAAATCAAGAGCATATCTCTATGATACATCGCAGATGATCTCACACAGAAGAATTAAATTATGTGGGAGCACATCAGCATTAAAAGTTCTGAAAGAACAAAAGCAGTCCGATCGACCTATGCCTACCCAATAAATGTTTTCAACAGATGATGTAAATTAAACTCTAATAAGAAAGGCTAAAACCAGAAAGTAGTAGGTATTTAGGTGCAGCAGAAATTAGCCCAAATGATGCTATCGGTTACAGACTTAAAATAGTCCTGTCGACTACAGATCACTAAATTTGAGACACCCCGTTCAACAATTCAACTCTCGATGCCGCCCCGTTTAACAATTCAACAATTTGAGACACCCCGTTTAAGCCACAAAggccggtcactcacctctcgaTGCCGCCAGTGGAGCCAAACTTGGTGCGAGCAATGAGGCCCATGGCGCTGGTCGAGAAATCCGTGGCGTTGTACACGGAATCGTCGAGCTGGATCACCTGCAGCGCGGAGATGAACGGGCTGGCGTCGGTGTAGTCCGGGTTCACCCCGAGACAGAAGCTCATGTTCCTGCCACTCGCAGGGAACACGCCCTCGTAGGACGACGCGGCGCCGGCGCGCACGTCGTCGGTGGTGTTGACAGCGGTCCAGAAGGTGCCGTCCACGATCAGGTCGAagacgggcggcggcggcgcggagtaGGAGGCGAAGAGCGCGCCGTAGAAGAAGGTGGGGCGGACGAGGTAGCGGCGGTTCCGGTCGACGGGGAGCTCGTAGCAGAACTTGGCCCCGTGACGGAGCGGGAAGCTGCGGAGCGTGGCGAGCGTGGGATCGATGAGGCCCGGGAGCGAGACCGTGCCGGGGGTGCCGGCAGAGACGTAG harbors:
- the LOC136516577 gene encoding putative leucine-rich repeat receptor-like serine/threonine-protein kinase At2g14440, yielding MPPARPHLVAAAAVLLILLPVHLGLAAAQGFRGFSYLLNCGAASPITDGRGLRWDPDGNYVSAGTPGTVSLPGLIDPTLATLRSFPLRHGAKFCYELPVDRNRRYLVRPTFFYGALFASYSAPPPPVFDLIVDGTFWTAVNTTDDVRAGAASSYEGVFPASGRNMSFCLGVNPDYTDASPFISALQVIQLDDSVYNATDFSTSAMGLIARTKFGSTGGIERYPNDSFDRYWQPFPDNKHAVSSTQNVTSADFWNLPPPDVFNTAFVAEQDAPLVLQWPPVALQNDSYYVSLYFADTLPDNSRTFDVYINDYLFFKDLNFTSAGLSVFATQWILSGLTTIILKPASPSALPPLINAGEVFGLFPVGRLTHARDVLALESIKKNLQNIPEDWNGDPCMPSGYSWTGVTCDEGSKIRVISLNFSSMGLSGFLSPDIANLTALTNISFAHNRLGGSIPNLSNLRNLQRLHLQENQLSGSVPETLGTINTLLEIFLQHNNLNGTVPENLLNKTGLTYAFLPGNSFSPRPPH